A genomic window from Populus alba chromosome 19, ASM523922v2, whole genome shotgun sequence includes:
- the LOC118027769 gene encoding FH protein interacting protein FIP2 isoform X2 has translation MLAAMFSGRHTVSEDPDKGYVFIDRDGKHFRHILNWLRDGVVPTLTDAEYSELMREAVYYQLLGLVEGINSLQTRRREGDELEAELTRADIIKCLQYQKVKFRGVNFSGLDLSKLDLSYVDFSYASLKNVFFSRANLQCAKFRDVDAEGSIFHNATLRECEFTGANLRGALLAGANLKSANLQDACLVDCSFCGADLSSAHLQTADLTNANLEGANLEGANLKGAKLNNANLKGANLQRAYLRHVNLQNTHLEDARLDGANLVGAIR, from the exons GGATACGTCTTCATTGATAGGGATGGGAAACACTTTCGGCATATTTTGAATTGGTTGAGGGATGGTGTGGTTCCCACACTAACTGATGCTGAATATTCAGAGCTTATGCGAGAGGCAGTATACTATCAGCTACTT GGGCTCGTAGAAGGAATCAATTCTCTTCAGACTAGGAGAAGGGAAGGTGACGAGTTGGAAGCTGAATTGACACGGGCGGATATCATCAAATGTTTACAATATCAGAAAGTGAAGTTTCGAGGAGTTAATTTTTCTGGCCTTGATCTCTCTAAACTG GACCTCTCATATGTTGACTTCAGCTATGCATCTCTGAAAAATGTATTCTTCTCTCGTGCAAACCTACAGTGTGCAAAGTTCCGG GATGTGGATGCTGAGGGTTCCATATTCCACAATGCAACTTTGCGGGA ATGTGAATTTACTGGTGCAAATCTCCGAGGAGCTTTATTAGCAGGTGCCAACCTTAAGAGTGCAAACCTACAAG ATGCTTGTCTGGTTGATTGCAGTTTTTGCGGAGCAGATCTGAGTTCTGCACACTTACAG ACTGCTGATCTCACTAATGCCAACTTGGAAGGAGCTAATCTAGAAGGAGCCAATCTGAAG GGTGCAAAATTGAATAATGCCAATCTAAAGGGTGCAAATCTTCAACGGGCTTATCTACGACATGTCAATCTTCAAAATACA CATTTGGAAGATGCAAGGCTTGATGGTGCCAATTTGGTTGGAGCAATTCGATAA